In the genome of Methanobacterium bryantii, the window AAATGGACTAATATTGATTTCCGTAACCCATGTGTTTCAATGGATTTTGGAACAACTCTTGCAGGAAGGATAACAAATGGGCAGGAACCTTATGCACGCACGATCGGAAATTTTTGTGGGCTTGCAGGGGCAGTATCTGATGCAATAATACGTGGAACTGAAAAGGTAGATAAAAGGGGTGGAGCAGCTTTAGATCTTTATTCTAGAGACATATTAAAAAAAGCTGACTGGAAAGCAGCTGAAGAGTATGCAGCACGTGTACATGATCATATAGATATAAGAAAAGTTCCGGAAAACAGGGATAGATTTGGAACCGTGCCTGTGGATCCAAAGGCAGCGTATGATGCGGGAACAACCCTTATAGGGTGTGATGTAGGTAAAAATGGGGATAAAATCCCTAAATTAACTGATATGGGTCATGAGATTTACTCTGATAGTGGAATACACACACTTTTTGCAACACTTGACTATGTAAGTGCAAATATTGTAAAAAGATTAGCTGATGAAGCTTTTGAAGAAGGAGTTGTTGAACCCGGTTCCATGCTTGGGGTAACAGGCCGAGCAGGAATAACTGGAAGAAAACCTGAATTTGTCCTTGATTATTCTAAAGATAAATTCAACGGCACTATTTTTGTATCTGACGCACTTGCAATGGGTGCTGCTGTAATGGCAAGGTGCATGAATTCCATGGGAACACCACATATTCCTATCGGCGGAAAACAGGGCGGTGCATGTATACTGGGTCAGCGAAGAAAACTGCAGAAACAGAAGGGTATGATAGATTAATTAAAACCATTCTTTTTATTATCTTTTTTGATTTTCTTTTTATTTACACGAAGTATTCTTCAATATTTATAACTGCACAGCGATCACTATTTTTACATCATTTATTTTGATCTCTCCAAATTTAATAATTTTTTATAAAATTATAGTAATATTTTTTAGCTAGAAATTTCAAAAATTAAATCCAATACTGTAATGCATTTAATTAAACGCTCATGTCCATGATCCTGTGCACAGTTTATACCTCATGTTAAATTATCATATTGCTTAATTGAAGTCATTTAAAAAAAAATTCCCATTTATTTAATCAATGATCTACATAACTTATAGTAATAACAATCCCGACATGAGCGTAATTAAATTATGTTGTTTTATTTTACAGATTTGTCTAATTTACCTTAAAATTAAGAGGAGATGATATTATGCGTGAAGTGACTTCAGAAGATGTAATAACTTCTTTAAAAGGAGTATCTTATCCAGCAACTAAAAAAGAAATGGTTGAACAAGCTAAGAAGAATAACGCTTCTGATGATGTTATCCATAAAATAGAAAATCTTCCAATGGAAAAATTTAGAACAACCGCGGATATTGCTTCCCTTTTTGAGGACAAATCACGGAGACGTTGAATTAATTTTAACCAGTTTCAAAATAAAATAGGTAAAGTTAGAATGCCCTCGAACATTTTATGTTCGGGGCCTTGAAAAAATTAGAAATTTTTTCAAAAGGCTTTTACTTCTTCTAACCTTTTTATTCTCTCATTTATTGGAGGGTGAGTTGAAAATAAATTCATTAAAGTTTTTGTTTTTCCTCCAAACGGATTTACTATGAATATATGGGCTGTAGCTGGATTTGCGTCCCTCATTGGTCTTGAACTGGTTCCCATTTGAAGTTTTCTAAGTGCATCTGCAAGTGCCCATGGTTTTCCAGATATCTTTGCACCGCTTTCATCAGCTTTGTATTCTCTAGTTCTGCTTACTGCAAGTTGAACAATTGTGGCAGCTACTGGAGCAAGTATGGACATTGCAATTAATCCTAATAAATCTTCTCCATCTTCTCCACCACCAAGAAATGCAAACATTCCTGCATAATTTGCAATCAGGACTATAGCTCCTCCCACTGTGGCAGCTACTGCACTTATCAATATGTCCCTGTTTTTAACGTGTCCAAGTTCGTGAGCTATAACTCCTTCAAGTTCGTCTCTACTTAGCAAATTCAGTATGCCTGTAGTTACGGCTACAACTGCTTTTTTAGGGCTTCTGCCAGTAGCAAAAGCGTTCGGAGTCGCACTTTCAACTATTGCAACTTTTGGTTTTGGAATTCCTGCGTTCTGCGCAAGTTCTGATACAATTGAATGGAGTTCTGGAGCTTCATGTTCTGATACTTCCCTTGCACCGTACATCTTAAGCACAATTTTATCTGAAAAGAAATATGAACTGAAGTTCATGATCATTGCAAGTAAGAAGAAAGCTGACGCTCCAAAAAGTCCTACTCCAAATAATGATCCTATGAAATAACCTATGCCTATTAATAAGCCGGTTAATGCACCTAATAAGAGTAATGTTTTAATGTTTTCAAACATTTGATTATCACCAGTTTTTAAACGTTGATCTTTTTTCAATCTTTTTATTTATTCAGGTTACTAAAAGATCACAATACTATAAAATGTAAGTTTAGGTATATAAACTTTGTGTGACTAAATCTAAATTATAAATAATTAAATTTTCGGTGTTTTCAGATGGTAACTGCTTTAATAATGGCTGGGGGAAAAGGAACAAGGATGAAACTTGATGTGGAAAAACCACTTGTTGAGGTAAATGGAAAGCCATTGGTTCAGTATGTAGTTGATGCACTTAAAAATACAGATAAAATCAGCAATATATTAGTTGCGACAAGTAAAAACACTCCCAGAACTGAATCTTTTTTAAAGGAACAGGGTATGGATACAATTGAAACTCCTGGAGACGGCTATGTGCAGGATCTTGGGTTTATTATTTCAAACTTTGAGTTAGATGATATTTTACTCACTATTACTGCAGACCTGCCCCTTGTAAATAGTGATATAATTAGCCATGTTCTTGAGGAATATGAAAAATCTGATAAGCCAGCTATGAGTGTTTTAGTTCCCATTCATGTATTTGAGGAATATGGTATCAAACCCACCATGAGATTTGAGAATTTAATACCATCTGGATTAAATGTATTAAGAAGTATTAATAAGGCACAAGATGAGAAAGTTTTAATTATAGAAAGGATAGAACTAGCCTTAAACATTAATACATATGAAGACATAAAACTTCTTAAGAATCTATTGGGTGATCAGGATGAATGAAGAGAGGAAACTTATTAAGGGAGAAGAAAAGATCTGGAGCGAAATTAAAGGATATCAGGTTGCAACCAATAATGCACGTATATTGGGTGAACTGGACGAGCTTATAATAAACGGTAAGACCGGAAAAATAACTGATGTCGTCATAAAAGTTGAAAAAGGCCGAAACATAAACGTTAAAGGTGCAAAGAAAAAAGGAGATCACCTTTTAGTTCCATTTGGAAAAGTTGAAAAAGTGGGCGAGTTTATAATTATTTCAGAAGCCTAAATTTTTTTAATTTATAATTTTTTTTAAGATTATGTGCTGTTTTTAATTTGATTTTTTTTATGGGATTTGTGGCCTGTATGTGGTTCATCATGATTTTCCCTGCGTCTAACCCATTCAACTAGAGGTATCAATGCTATTTGTAATTCTTTTCCTGATTCTGTGAGAGAATATTCCACCCTGGGAGGTGTTTCGCCGTAAACATTTCTTTCTATTAATCCTTCATGTTCCAATGTTTTTAATGTATTTGAAAGAGTTTTTGGAGATATTTCCCCTATATTTTTTTTAATCTGATTGTATCGTAGTGGATCCTCTCTAAGTGATGTCAGCACGCACATCACCCATTTTTTACTTACCACATCCACTATGCCTCGAATGGGACAAAGGCAAAAAGCCTCTTTTTCACAATTACTTTCCTTGCACATACCAGGTACCCTTCTGTATACTTTGTTTATTAATATAAACTTTTTATTTTAAATACTTTCTTTTGTATACTAGATATTAGACACATACTTACTATTAAATGTATACCAGGAGATGATTTAATATGTGTGAAGATAGGTGTTGTGGACACGATAAAGATAAAAAAGGTAGGGGCATGCATCATAGGGGATGTCACTCTGGGGGAATGCATAGACATTTCTTAACTAGGGAAGAAAAAGCTGAAATGCTGGAAAAATACATAGAAGAATTAGAAAAGGAGATTAAAGGCGTAAAACAAAAAATTGAGGAGCTTAAAGCTTAAATTTATCTCCTATTTATTTTTAGATTATATGTAAGATTTATCCTTTATAAAGAGGATGAACAACAGAGTTTCTTTCGCTTAAAATTTCATCAATTGAAGGCTCCTTGGTAAATGCTCTTCTTATGGCTAATTTTGCAGCTTCATAATTATTCCTGTATATTTTATCATTGTCTTCAGCACCAGGATGTATAAAGACACTGCAGACTATGCAAATATCTTCCACTGTATCTTCAGGAATGATTTCTTCTTCCACACATTCTGCAACAGCCATTGCCACACCTTTTTGTGCAGGTCCGAATATCCTTAAAACATCACCCTTTCTTCTAAGTGAAACTTTAGGTGATATCAGTGTCACTGGTTTTGTTGTAAGATTAGGGGCTATAATGGCAAAAAGAGGAGTATGCTTGTCCATTTGATTTGCAAGAGCACCCGCAAATGCTTGCCCAACGGGGCCTTCTTTATCACCTATTAAGAGATCTATATGTGCAACTTCTACTTTTTCTCCAAACCGTGCTTCTCCAATTAAATACATGGTACTACCTCTCATTTATTTTATGTATTTAATGGAATTTAATATTTTTTAAGATTATTTTCTTAATAAACTCTAAAATCAGTTCTGATTCTGTTAATTAAATTAAAAAAGAAAGAAGATTAAAAGAAGTAGTTTAAAAATAAAAAGTTACATGCCCTGTAAACTCATATCGAGCATTCTTTTGGTTTCATCTGCAAGTTCTTGAGGCAGTCCTGTAATGTCCATGCTTAAGAACCCTCTTACAATCATAGAAGCAGCTTCTTCTTCTGTAAGTCCTCTGGACATTAGGTATAACACTTCTTCTTCCGCTATTTTACCTACTGCTGCTTCGTGAGATAGTTCTAAGTCTCTGGCACTACCTTCCAGTTCTGGAACTGCATATATCATAGAATCATCAGATAGGACAAGACCATGACATTCTAAGTGTCCTTTGGTATCATGCATTCTACCTGCTAGATGTCCTCTGGCATAAACTTGAGAGTTATCCTTGGAAACTGCCCTTGAAATCATTTCTGTGCTTGCTCCTTCCCCTTCTAGATAAACACGTGATCCCATATCTAATATAGAGTCCTTCTGGCCTCCTAGAATTGACTGGAATAAAACTTTAGAATTTTTACCGCTGCAGTAAGCTGTTGGATAAGACTGAATACTTCTAACGGGGCTTGTAAGGATATAATTGCTTATATAAGTTGAATCGTCTCCACACATGATTCCTGTTCTTGGGCGTACATCTACCTGTTCTGCCCAGTTGTGTACCATTGTAAACGTAATTTTAGATCCGGGTTTAAGGTAAAATTCTGAAACTCCTACGTGAAGTGCAGAGCTTACGTCTTCTCCAGTGGCACAGCCAGTTATAATATGCAGTTCAGAATTTTCTTCTGCAATGATTATGTTGTGGGCCGTCTGCATTACCTTTTCATCACCGATGAACATACATGCCTGTAACGGGAATACTTCTTTAGAACCTGGTAAAGATCTTATGAAATAACCACTGCTCCCTTCTTCTGATTCTCTTATTGCGGTTTGTGCAGTATATTTATCTGCATCAGGAGCTACAGCTTTCCACATGTAATCTTTAAGCCATCCATATTTATCCAGCGCTACATTCATTCCCATTATTTCAACACTTTCAGAAGGAGATGCGTTATAGACTCCACTCTGGTCCATCTGTATAAATGTACCTGAACGTTCTTTTTCAGTGGTGTCTACCCCTACCTTCAGCAATGTATCCTGAACCTTTTTAGGAATTTCAACAGCTCTTTCTACGCGTTCATGTTCCCCTGCTTCTTCTTTTATAAATTTTTCAAGATCTATGTCTTCTCCATAAAGAGCTTTCTTTTCATGGGCTTTTTGGGCACGTTCTAGTGGAGTTTGCAACATTCAACACATCCTTTAAATCCTTCTTTTCTAATGTCTTCTAAAACTTCAGTGGGATTCCCTGAACAGGCTATTTTACCATCCATAAGTACGTGGGCAGTATCAGCACTTACAAAATTGAGAATATAACCTAAATGAGTTATCAAAAGCCCTGATTTTTGCCTCATACCTGGCTTTTTGTCTTTATCTAAGAGAGTATTTATTTCTTCAGCAAGAAGCTCTACATTTTCAATGTCCACACCAGAGTCAGGTTCATCAAACATGATAAAATCTGGTTGTTGAGCAAGGAGCTGCAAGATTTCGGACCGTTTTACTTCTCCTCCTGAAAATCCTAAATTAACATCTCTTTCTAAGAATCTCTGGTCAAGTTTAAGTTTGGTGGCAAGATCCTTCATTTCAGGACTTAATTCTTCACCACTTTCCCCGTGTTCAATTTTAAGGAGATCGTTAAGTTTAACTCCTCTTATGGCGGGTGGATTTTGAAAACTTACACCTATACCTTTTCTTACACGTTCTGTAGTGGTTAAATTGGTTATATCTTCTCCTTTAAAGATAATTTCTCCTCGTGTTATGTCATACTTAGGAAATCCAAGTAAGCTCATAAACAACGTACTTTTACCAGACCCATTTGGTCCTAAGAGCACATGGGTTTCTCCTTCTTTAATATAAAGATCGATATCGCTTAGTATTTCTTTTCCATTTACTTCAACAGCTAGATCAGTTATTTCAAGTAGCAGTTTTACCACCACCGTTTTTAGTATTACACTCGAAAATTCAAAGCATGCAAAATTTGCAGAATTTTGCTGCCTGTAAAACTCTCAAAACCTTAAAAAATCTATGATTTTTTACGTATAGAAAAATGTTGTCAAAATTGAAAATTTTCGAATGCTTCATATTTTCTAAAATTCAAAGAATTTTTAGAGATTTTAACAGATTTTTTGAGGGAATTTTCAAGGGTCTCAAACACTTGTGTTTGAGGAATTCTATTTTTTAATTAAATTAATCTTTTTGTAACTCATTTTGGATATATCTGATGTTATATATAAATTAACTATTGTTAATATTATTGCATAAAAACTTGATATGATAAGGTCGTCTCTTGATATTATTATAAAGTTGAATTTGATGAACGGTATGTAAAAAATTCTAATATTATGTGTATGTAGTTGCAAAAGTAATAAAGTACATACAAATAATTTTCTACAGTAGAAGGCCAGCTTAATAAATTTTAGTTTTTTTGAAAAATAAAGATGAAATATCATGTTATATAAAATTAAGGGGCATTATTATAGATAATATAATAAATTTAAGTCCATACTGGCCTTTTTTAGAAAACGAAGGTTCATGTCATTATATATAAACTTTTCGAAATTGTCTTAGAAGTAACCTTTATAATTAGTGTCTTTATATCCATATAACGTACAGTAATAGTACACTAATTAGTACATTGAGAAACGCAAGGAGGAAACTCTATGGCTGAGGATGATATAAAAATCGTTATGTTTTGTTGTAACTGGTGTTCCTACGGTGGAGCAGACACAGCAGGTACCGCAAGGATGCAATATCCTCCGAACATACGTGTAATTAGAGTGATGTGTTCAGGACGTATAGAACCACAATTTGTTCTTAAAGCATTCAGAGAAGGTGCAGATGGTGTTATAATTGCAGGATGTCACCACGGTGACTGCCACTATGACGCAGGAAACTACAAATTAGATAGAAGAATGAGATTAATTTACAAATTAGTAGATGATCTAGGAATTGGAAAAGAAAGAGTATACCACGACTGGATCTCCGCATCAGAAGGAGAAAAATTCGCAGAAACAGTTAAAATGATGGTAGCTCGTGTCAAGAATCTCGGACCATCACCGCTTAAAGCACAATTAGCAGAAGTTGAAGAAGCGGAGGCATAATCATGGCAGAAGAAAGTCAAAAAGTCAAAATATTAACAACATGGCTCTCAGGATGTTCCGGCTGTCACTTAGCGCTTGCAGATATAAACGAAGCACTTATAGACGTTATGGAACTCGCTGACTTTGAACACAGCCCTGTTTTAATGGATGTAAAATATGATGAAATTCCAGAAGTAAACGTTGCTCTCGTTGAAGGAGGAATCCGTAACGAAGAAAACCACGAAATGGCTCTAAAAGTAAGGGAAAAAGCTGATTTTGTTATAGCATACGGTACATGTGCAGTATATGGTGGTATTCAGGGACTTGGAAACTTAAGTACTAACGAAGAACTTTTAACTGAGGCTTACATTAACTGCCCAAGTAATATAAACCCTGAAGGTATTTTACCATCTGAAGAAGTACCTCCATTTGAAAGCAGAATGAGGCCTCTTAGTGATGTTATAGATGTCGATTTAAACTTACCAGGATGTCCACCAAGGTCTGACATTGTTGCACAAGCAGTAATGTCTTTACTTAAAGGAGAACCACTGGAATTACCAACAACAAACCTCTGTGAAGTTTGTCCAAGAGAAAAACCGCCTGAAGGGCTGGCAATGGAAGAAATTAAAAGGCAGTTCGAACTTGGAAAACCTGAAGAAGAAGTATGTTTAGTAACTCAAGGACTCGTCTGTATGGGACCTGCAACAGTTTCACTCTGTGGAGCAGAATGCCCAAGTATAGCTGTACCTTGTAGAGGTTGCTACGGACCAACTGGAAATGTAGTTGACCAGGGTGCAAAAATGATCAGTGCGATTGGGTCTGACTTCGGTGTTGAATCTGATAAAACTATCGATCCAGAAACAGTTGCAGATCAGCTTGACGATGTAGTTGGAACTTTCTACACATTCACACTTCCAGCTTCATTAGTACCTATGAGAATGAGGAAACAGGAGGGTAAATAGATGGTTAAATTAACACTTGAACCTGTAACAAGAATTGAAGGTCACGCTAAAATTACCGTACAACTCGACGATGCAGGAAACGTTCAAGATACCAAACTCCACGTTATGGAATTCCGTGGATTTGAAAAATTCTTACAAGGAAGACAAATTGAAGAAGTACCAAGGATAGTACCAAGGATCTGTGGTATATGTGATGTACAGCACCACCTTGCAGCTGCTAAAGCTGTCGACGGTATCTTTGGTTTCACTCAGGATGATGTTCTCCCAGCAGCATACAAAATGAGGGAACTCATGAACTGGGGTTCATACATGCACTCCCACGCACTTCACTTCTACTTCCTCGCAGCTCCTGACTTTATAGCAGGAAAAGACAGGAAAACAAGAAACGTTTTCCAGATCATTAAAGACGCACCTGAATTAGCTTTACAGGCTATAGAACTCAGGAAAAACGCTCTTTCAATAGTAAAAGCTACTGGTGGAAGGCCAATTCACCCAACATCAAACTTACCTGGTGGAATTTCCACAGAACTTGATGATGAAACTCAAAAAGACTTACTGGCAAAAGCTCAAAGAAATGTAGAATTAGCAGATGCTACAATCCAGACTGCAATTCCAATCTTTGAAGAAAACTTAGACCTTGTTAAAGAACTTGGTTACGTTAAAACTTACCACACAGGTCTTGTAAACGATGGTGTATGGGATGTTTACCACGGTGATGTAAGAGTTAAAGACGCAGAAGGTAACCCTTACGCAGAATTTGCTCCTGAAAATTACCTGGACTACATCGCAGAAAAAACAAAACCATACTCCTACCTGAAATTCCCATATCTTAAAGATTTAGGTTACCCAGAAGGTATCTACAGAGTTGCACCTCTCTCAAGGTTAAACGTTGTAGACAAAATGCCTGATGTTGCACCTAAAGCTCAAGATTACCTCAACGAATTCAGAAAAACATTCGGCTACGCTCAGGAACCACTTTTATTCCACTGGGCAAGACTCATAGAGTTACTCGCATGTGCTGAACTCGCTGCTGATACTTTAGACCAGGACTTATCCGGTCAGAAATGGCAGGACTCTCTTGAGAAAACAGCTGGTGAAGGTGTAGGAATTGTTGAAGCACCAAGGGGAACTTTAACTCACCACTATGCTGCAGATGAAAATGGACTTGTCACTAAAGCAAACATTGTAGTTGCAACTATCCAGAACAACCCATCCATGGAAATGGGTATTCAGAAAGTTGCTAAAGACTACATTAAACCTGGTGTAGAAGTAGATGACAGTATTTTCAACCTAATGGAGATGGTAATAAGAGCATACGACCCATGTCTATCCTGTGCAACCCACGAAATCGACAGTCAAATGAAACTTTCAACCCTTGAAGTATACGACAGTGAAGGACACTTAATAAAC includes:
- a CDS encoding NADH-quinone oxidoreductase subunit B family protein; this encodes MAEESQKVKILTTWLSGCSGCHLALADINEALIDVMELADFEHSPVLMDVKYDEIPEVNVALVEGGIRNEENHEMALKVREKADFVIAYGTCAVYGGIQGLGNLSTNEELLTEAYINCPSNINPEGILPSEEVPPFESRMRPLSDVIDVDLNLPGCPPRSDIVAQAVMSLLKGEPLELPTTNLCEVCPREKPPEGLAMEEIKRQFELGKPEEEVCLVTQGLVCMGPATVSLCGAECPSIAVPCRGCYGPTGNVVDQGAKMISAIGSDFGVESDKTIDPETVADQLDDVVGTFYTFTLPASLVPMRMRKQEGK
- a CDS encoding PRC-barrel domain-containing protein, whose translation is MNEERKLIKGEEKIWSEIKGYQVATNNARILGELDELIINGKTGKITDVVIKVEKGRNINVKGAKKKGDHLLVPFGKVEKVGEFIIISEA
- the fae gene encoding formaldehyde-activating enzyme codes for the protein MYLIGEARFGEKVEVAHIDLLIGDKEGPVGQAFAGALANQMDKHTPLFAIIAPNLTTKPVTLISPKVSLRRKGDVLRIFGPAQKGVAMAVAECVEEEIIPEDTVEDICIVCSVFIHPGAEDNDKIYRNNYEAAKLAIRRAFTKEPSIDEILSERNSVVHPLYKG
- a CDS encoding DUF5320 domain-containing protein, with protein sequence MCEDRCCGHDKDKKGRGMHHRGCHSGGMHRHFLTREEKAEMLEKYIEELEKEIKGVKQKIEELKA
- a CDS encoding winged helix-turn-helix transcriptional regulator; translated protein: MCKESNCEKEAFCLCPIRGIVDVVSKKWVMCVLTSLREDPLRYNQIKKNIGEISPKTLSNTLKTLEHEGLIERNVYGETPPRVEYSLTESGKELQIALIPLVEWVRRRENHDEPHTGHKSHKKNQIKNST
- a CDS encoding hydrogenase iron-sulfur subunit, coding for MAEDDIKIVMFCCNWCSYGGADTAGTARMQYPPNIRVIRVMCSGRIEPQFVLKAFREGADGVIIAGCHHGDCHYDAGNYKLDRRMRLIYKLVDDLGIGKERVYHDWISASEGEKFAETVKMMVARVKNLGPSPLKAQLAEVEEAEA
- the mvhA gene encoding F420-non-reducing hydrogenase subunit MvhA, which translates into the protein MVKLTLEPVTRIEGHAKITVQLDDAGNVQDTKLHVMEFRGFEKFLQGRQIEEVPRIVPRICGICDVQHHLAAAKAVDGIFGFTQDDVLPAAYKMRELMNWGSYMHSHALHFYFLAAPDFIAGKDRKTRNVFQIIKDAPELALQAIELRKNALSIVKATGGRPIHPTSNLPGGISTELDDETQKDLLAKAQRNVELADATIQTAIPIFEENLDLVKELGYVKTYHTGLVNDGVWDVYHGDVRVKDAEGNPYAEFAPENYLDYIAEKTKPYSYLKFPYLKDLGYPEGIYRVAPLSRLNVVDKMPDVAPKAQDYLNEFRKTFGYAQEPLLFHWARLIELLACAELAADTLDQDLSGQKWQDSLEKTAGEGVGIVEAPRGTLTHHYAADENGLVTKANIVVATIQNNPSMEMGIQKVAKDYIKPGVEVDDSIFNLMEMVIRAYDPCLSCATHEIDSQMKLSTLEVYDSEGHLINKL
- a CDS encoding SufB/SufD family protein, with the protein product MLQTPLERAQKAHEKKALYGEDIDLEKFIKEEAGEHERVERAVEIPKKVQDTLLKVGVDTTEKERSGTFIQMDQSGVYNASPSESVEIMGMNVALDKYGWLKDYMWKAVAPDADKYTAQTAIRESEEGSSGYFIRSLPGSKEVFPLQACMFIGDEKVMQTAHNIIIAEENSELHIITGCATGEDVSSALHVGVSEFYLKPGSKITFTMVHNWAEQVDVRPRTGIMCGDDSTYISNYILTSPVRSIQSYPTAYCSGKNSKVLFQSILGGQKDSILDMGSRVYLEGEGASTEMISRAVSKDNSQVYARGHLAGRMHDTKGHLECHGLVLSDDSMIYAVPELEGSARDLELSHEAAVGKIAEEEVLYLMSRGLTEEEAASMIVRGFLSMDITGLPQELADETKRMLDMSLQGM
- a CDS encoding zinc metalloprotease HtpX; this encodes MFENIKTLLLLGALTGLLIGIGYFIGSLFGVGLFGASAFFLLAMIMNFSSYFFSDKIVLKMYGAREVSEHEAPELHSIVSELAQNAGIPKPKVAIVESATPNAFATGRSPKKAVVAVTTGILNLLSRDELEGVIAHELGHVKNRDILISAVAATVGGAIVLIANYAGMFAFLGGGEDGEDLLGLIAMSILAPVAATIVQLAVSRTREYKADESGAKISGKPWALADALRKLQMGTSSRPMRDANPATAHIFIVNPFGGKTKTLMNLFSTHPPINERIKRLEEVKAF
- a CDS encoding methanogenesis marker 14 protein; this translates as MSLLGKIFSRGPKPVIAKSRYVSIEDVKATAFTKKRAGAGLSTKPETYYIVASVELGNTTTKCILTATNLETSRTYLLDKTVKMTRDIRPPKPGENVFGETVWEVELTKESVSEMVRDTILESIKRSKINIDKDLDFVVRSTGVTAGFASPKEVGDLIIALADGCLDAGIPPSKMAPAMTKESFPERLRDYTLIEKVMFDGAVVSVLPPTGKAVVANEMEGELVTAGIKVGAKWTNIDFRNPCVSMDFGTTLAGRITNGQEPYARTIGNFCGLAGAVSDAIIRGTEKVDKRGGAALDLYSRDILKKADWKAAEEYAARVHDHIDIRKVPENRDRFGTVPVDPKAAYDAGTTLIGCDVGKNGDKIPKLTDMGHEIYSDSGIHTLFATLDYVSANIVKRLADEAFEEGVVEPGSMLGVTGRAGITGRKPEFVLDYSKDKFNGTIFVSDALAMGAAVMARCMNSMGTPHIPIGGKQGGACILGQRRKLQKQKGMID
- a CDS encoding DUF2795 domain-containing protein produces the protein MREVTSEDVITSLKGVSYPATKKEMVEQAKKNNASDDVIHKIENLPMEKFRTTADIASLFEDKSRRR
- the sufC gene encoding Fe-S cluster assembly ATPase SufC; translation: MLLEITDLAVEVNGKEILSDIDLYIKEGETHVLLGPNGSGKSTLFMSLLGFPKYDITRGEIIFKGEDITNLTTTERVRKGIGVSFQNPPAIRGVKLNDLLKIEHGESGEELSPEMKDLATKLKLDQRFLERDVNLGFSGGEVKRSEILQLLAQQPDFIMFDEPDSGVDIENVELLAEEINTLLDKDKKPGMRQKSGLLITHLGYILNFVSADTAHVLMDGKIACSGNPTEVLEDIRKEGFKGCVECCKLH
- a CDS encoding NTP transferase domain-containing protein, translating into MVTALIMAGGKGTRMKLDVEKPLVEVNGKPLVQYVVDALKNTDKISNILVATSKNTPRTESFLKEQGMDTIETPGDGYVQDLGFIISNFELDDILLTITADLPLVNSDIISHVLEEYEKSDKPAMSVLVPIHVFEEYGIKPTMRFENLIPSGLNVLRSINKAQDEKVLIIERIELALNINTYEDIKLLKNLLGDQDE